The following are from one region of the Geoalkalibacter subterraneus genome:
- the pheA gene encoding chorismate mutase, with amino-acid sequence MDINEIRKQIDALDDELLRIFNQRAQLALDIGHCKKKVGLAVYDPQREKKIFERMKGANPGPLDDGAIVRLFERVIDESRRLERIKTKGE; translated from the coding sequence TTGGACATCAATGAGATACGAAAACAAATAGATGCCCTGGACGACGAACTGCTGCGCATCTTCAATCAGCGCGCTCAGCTGGCCCTCGACATCGGTCACTGCAAGAAAAAAGTCGGTCTCGCGGTCTATGACCCGCAACGGGAAAAAAAGATTTTCGAGAGGATGAAAGGCGCCAATCCCGGCCCGTTGGATGACGGAGCCATTGTGCGCCTTTTTGAACGCGTCATTGATGAATCACGTCGTCTGGAACGGATCAAGACCAAAGGAGAGTAG
- a CDS encoding creatininase family protein, with translation MILSDITMPEFIEGLRQTQTVLIPFGAVEEHGHHLPLGTDTMQAYDVCCRLSEKRPVFVAPPIYYGVCRSTSSHPGTISITTDTLRALAVDLVSNLYRQGMRNFVLISGHAGGTHNAALVDAGEKLLARLPQARIAVVTEYDLAAQHGRDLIETAGDAHAGEIETSRILFTRPHLVKGTSPRETPQFPKGILVRNKRNYWPGGVHGDPSRASAEKGEKIEALVVEALARLVDELENFVEKV, from the coding sequence GTGATCCTGTCTGATATCACCATGCCTGAGTTTATTGAAGGGCTGCGGCAAACGCAGACCGTTCTGATCCCTTTCGGGGCCGTGGAGGAACACGGCCATCATCTTCCGTTAGGGACGGACACCATGCAGGCCTATGATGTCTGTTGTCGCCTCTCTGAGAAACGTCCCGTTTTCGTGGCACCGCCGATCTATTATGGGGTGTGCCGCTCAACCAGCTCTCATCCCGGCACGATTTCGATCACCACCGATACGCTGCGTGCGTTGGCGGTCGACCTGGTCAGCAATCTTTATCGTCAGGGGATGCGCAATTTTGTTCTGATCAGCGGACATGCCGGTGGCACTCATAACGCCGCTTTGGTGGATGCGGGAGAAAAGCTTTTGGCGCGGCTGCCGCAGGCAAGAATTGCGGTGGTGACAGAATACGATCTGGCGGCACAGCATGGGCGGGATTTGATCGAAACGGCAGGCGATGCGCATGCGGGCGAGATCGAAACCTCACGCATCCTTTTTACCCGTCCGCATTTGGTCAAAGGCACGAGCCCCCGGGAAACCCCGCAGTTCCCCAAGGGCATTCTGGTGCGCAACAAAAGAAACTACTGGCCCGGCGGCGTGCACGGCGATCCGTCCAGAGCCAGCGCTGAAAAAGGGGAAAAGATCGAAGCGCTGGTCGTTGAAGCGCTCGCCAGGCTGGTGGATGAACTGGAGAATTTCGTCGAAAAAGTCTGA
- the gmk gene encoding guanylate kinase, producing the protein MSSSQTKSRPKGGLFIVSAPSGAGKTSLCNRLVDFFPHLRHSVSFTTRAQRAGEEDGVDYFFITPESFKEMVEQGAFAEWAEVHGNRYGTAIETLEHWREQGCDVLLDIDIQGAAQLRKAYGEGVFIFILPPDLKELRKRLENRQTDDAEVIERRMKNARDEIRESVNYDYVVVNDDFDIALDALKSIVIAEGCRTARVLPGLTEVFDLDI; encoded by the coding sequence ATGTCGAGTAGTCAGACAAAGAGTCGCCCGAAGGGAGGTCTTTTCATTGTCTCTGCCCCCTCCGGCGCGGGAAAAACATCGCTGTGCAACCGGCTTGTTGACTTTTTCCCGCACCTGCGGCACTCTGTTTCTTTCACGACTCGGGCCCAGCGGGCCGGTGAAGAAGACGGGGTGGATTATTTTTTCATCACCCCGGAATCCTTCAAAGAGATGGTTGAACAGGGCGCTTTTGCCGAATGGGCCGAGGTTCACGGCAACCGCTACGGCACCGCCATCGAGACTCTGGAGCACTGGCGCGAGCAGGGTTGTGACGTATTGCTCGACATCGATATTCAGGGGGCTGCTCAGCTCAGGAAAGCCTACGGAGAGGGCGTTTTTATTTTTATTCTCCCTCCTGACCTGAAAGAGCTGCGCAAAAGACTGGAGAATCGTCAGACAGACGATGCGGAGGTGATCGAACGGCGCATGAAGAATGCCCGGGATGAAATCCGCGAGTCGGTTAACTACGATTATGTTGTCGTCAACGATGATTTTGATATCGCCCTGGATGCACTCAAGTCCATCGTTATTGCAGAAGGTTGTCGTACCGCACGGGTTCTGCCCGGTCTGACCGAAGTTTTCGATCTCGATATCTGA
- the nadB gene encoding L-aspartate oxidase translates to MKVTSDFLVIGSGIAGLSFALKVAERGTVSLVTKREMADSATNLAQGGIASVFSPDDSFEKHIEDTMEAGAHLSHPEVVKMVVERGPEAIKDLIDWGVEFTRKKDKSFDLHREGGHSERRIFHVQDITGREIESTLIEAARSHPNIRIYENHIAVDLITEAKATHRRVCPNSCLGAYVLDIQEKEVSTFGARYTILATGGCGKVYLYTCNPDVATGDGVAMAYRAGAAISNMEFMQFHPTTLFHPHAKSFLISEAVRGEGAILKRQDGTAFMENYHKLKDLAPRDIVARAIDNEMKVHGDDCVFLDITHKGADFIQEHFPNIYETCLSYGIDMTREPIPVVPAAHYLCGGIKVDMNGETDIKNLFAIGETACTGLHGANRLASNSLLEGVVYAKLAAQTCIKRLSEPASPFPLISPWDTGSARDSDEEVVVAHNWHEIRLSMWNYVGIVRSTKRLARAHRRIQMIQEEIADYYWDFFITSDLIELRNIATVAELIIRCALERHESRGLHYTIDYPETDDSHWKRDTLIRKNI, encoded by the coding sequence ATGAAAGTCACATCTGATTTCCTCGTCATCGGCAGCGGCATTGCCGGTCTGAGTTTCGCTCTCAAAGTCGCCGAGCGTGGCACCGTATCCCTGGTCACCAAACGGGAGATGGCCGATTCGGCCACGAATCTGGCCCAGGGCGGGATCGCATCGGTTTTCTCCCCGGATGACAGTTTCGAAAAACATATCGAGGACACCATGGAGGCCGGTGCCCACCTGTCTCACCCCGAAGTGGTCAAGATGGTGGTGGAGCGTGGCCCTGAAGCCATCAAGGACCTGATCGACTGGGGCGTTGAATTTACCCGCAAAAAGGATAAAAGCTTTGATCTTCACCGCGAAGGCGGCCACAGCGAGCGGCGCATTTTTCATGTCCAGGATATCACCGGCCGTGAAATTGAGAGCACACTGATCGAGGCCGCCCGCAGCCACCCCAACATCCGGATTTACGAAAACCATATTGCAGTGGATCTAATCACCGAAGCTAAAGCCACCCACCGGCGGGTTTGTCCCAATTCTTGCCTGGGCGCTTATGTCCTCGACATTCAGGAGAAGGAAGTTTCGACTTTTGGGGCGCGTTATACCATTCTGGCCACAGGCGGCTGCGGCAAGGTCTACCTCTATACCTGCAACCCGGATGTGGCCACCGGCGACGGCGTGGCCATGGCCTACCGTGCAGGCGCGGCCATCTCCAACATGGAATTCATGCAGTTTCATCCCACCACGCTGTTCCACCCGCACGCCAAATCATTCCTGATCTCTGAAGCAGTGCGCGGCGAAGGCGCAATACTCAAGCGTCAGGACGGCACCGCCTTCATGGAGAACTATCACAAACTCAAAGACCTGGCCCCGCGCGATATCGTAGCCCGTGCCATCGACAACGAAATGAAGGTGCATGGCGACGACTGCGTTTTCCTCGACATCACCCACAAAGGGGCTGATTTCATCCAGGAGCACTTCCCCAACATCTATGAAACCTGCCTTTCCTACGGCATCGACATGACCCGGGAGCCGATTCCAGTCGTGCCCGCCGCGCACTACCTGTGCGGAGGGATTAAAGTCGATATGAACGGTGAGACGGACATTAAGAACCTGTTCGCCATCGGAGAAACGGCCTGCACCGGACTGCACGGCGCCAATCGTCTGGCCAGCAACAGCCTGCTTGAAGGGGTGGTCTACGCGAAGCTCGCCGCGCAAACCTGCATCAAGCGCCTTTCAGAGCCTGCCTCGCCCTTTCCCCTCATCTCTCCCTGGGATACGGGAAGCGCGCGTGACAGCGACGAAGAGGTAGTGGTTGCACACAACTGGCATGAGATCCGCCTTTCCATGTGGAATTATGTCGGGATCGTGCGCTCAACCAAACGTTTGGCGCGTGCTCACCGGCGCATCCAGATGATTCAGGAGGAAATCGCCGACTACTACTGGGACTTCTTCATCACGTCGGACCTGATCGAGTTACGCAATATCGCCACGGTCGCGGAACTGATCATCCGCTGTGCCCTCGAGCGTCACGAAAGCCGCGGACTGCACTACACCATCGACTACCCCGAAACCGACGACAGCCACTGGAAACGCGACACGCTGATTCGCAAGAACATCTGA
- a CDS encoding RelA/SpoT family protein → MVRLDDILEKIRSYLPGADLDLVRKAYVFSAKVHQGQSRLSGEPYLTHPMEVAYILAQLRMDVPTVVTGLLHDALEDTLTTREEIQGVFGEEIASLVDGVTKIGKFFLRSHEERQAENFRKMLIAMARDIRVILVKLSDRVHNMRTLSHKPVEQQRRIARETLDIYAPLANRLGISWLKGELENLSFRYLEPKAYQELSEKISRKQKERESYIGEVKKLISAKLEEQGIKGEVSGRLKHLYSVYLKMERQGIDFEQVHDLVAFRVIVDSVRECYEVLGIIHSTWKPVPGRFKDYIAMPKANMYQSLHTTVIGPFGDRMEVQIRTWDMHNVAEEGIAAHWKYKEGKTTPGDEQETRGFGWLRQLMEWQRELTDSREFMDAVKIDLFPEEVFVFTPGGEVKELPKGATPVDFAYTVHSDVGHTCVGARVNGRLVPLKTQLHNGDVVEVITAPNHTPSKDWLKFVRTSKARNKIRQWVKAEQREKSIEIGRDLLEKELRKHGMSFNRALSSGEMNRALEELGFHQVDELLASVGYGKLSPGQAAARIVPEEKLRAEQEARPSRIGQVLNKIRKKPSSAIKIQGIEDIMVRFAKCCNPLPGDKVIGFITRGRGLTVHTSNCPHVLEADPERRVDVEWDMKKKTTRPVKINVYCHDQKGILAAITGAITQGEANIIAANMHATAEKRAVNTFEIEIENLDHLNKIINAIHKIKGVYKVERARS, encoded by the coding sequence ATGGTCCGTCTCGACGATATTCTTGAAAAAATCCGCTCCTATCTGCCTGGTGCCGACCTGGACCTGGTGCGCAAAGCCTATGTGTTCAGCGCCAAGGTTCACCAGGGGCAGAGCCGCCTGTCGGGAGAACCCTACCTGACGCATCCCATGGAGGTAGCTTATATCCTGGCGCAGCTGCGCATGGATGTTCCTACCGTCGTCACCGGGCTTCTGCATGACGCACTTGAGGACACCCTGACTACCCGCGAGGAAATCCAGGGGGTCTTCGGCGAAGAGATTGCTTCACTGGTCGACGGCGTCACCAAGATCGGCAAGTTCTTCCTGCGCTCCCACGAGGAACGCCAGGCGGAGAATTTCCGCAAGATGCTCATCGCTATGGCACGCGACATCCGCGTGATTCTGGTCAAGCTGTCAGACCGAGTCCACAATATGCGGACCTTGTCTCACAAGCCGGTCGAACAGCAGAGACGCATCGCTCGGGAAACTCTCGATATCTACGCGCCGCTTGCCAACCGACTCGGTATAAGCTGGCTCAAGGGTGAGTTGGAAAACCTCAGTTTTCGCTACCTTGAACCTAAGGCCTACCAAGAACTTTCCGAAAAGATCAGCCGCAAGCAGAAAGAGCGGGAGAGCTATATCGGAGAGGTCAAAAAACTGATCTCCGCCAAACTTGAAGAGCAGGGAATCAAGGGTGAGGTTTCCGGTCGCCTCAAGCATCTTTATTCCGTCTATCTCAAGATGGAGCGGCAGGGGATCGACTTTGAGCAGGTTCATGACCTGGTTGCTTTCCGGGTGATCGTCGATTCCGTGCGCGAGTGCTACGAGGTGCTGGGTATCATCCATTCCACCTGGAAGCCTGTTCCCGGACGTTTCAAAGACTACATCGCCATGCCCAAGGCCAACATGTACCAGTCGCTGCATACCACCGTCATCGGCCCTTTCGGCGATCGCATGGAGGTTCAGATCCGCACCTGGGACATGCATAATGTGGCCGAGGAGGGGATCGCTGCACACTGGAAGTACAAGGAAGGGAAAACGACCCCGGGGGATGAGCAGGAGACTCGCGGGTTCGGCTGGCTGCGCCAGTTGATGGAATGGCAGCGTGAGCTTACGGATTCCCGCGAGTTTATGGATGCGGTCAAGATCGACCTGTTCCCGGAAGAGGTTTTTGTCTTTACCCCGGGCGGGGAAGTCAAAGAGCTACCCAAGGGAGCAACGCCGGTCGATTTTGCCTACACCGTACACAGCGATGTCGGCCACACCTGCGTTGGCGCACGGGTCAACGGCCGCCTGGTGCCGCTGAAAACGCAATTGCACAACGGCGATGTGGTCGAGGTCATCACCGCGCCCAATCATACTCCCAGTAAGGATTGGCTCAAGTTCGTGCGGACCTCCAAGGCCCGCAACAAAATCCGGCAATGGGTCAAGGCCGAGCAGCGCGAGAAAAGTATCGAAATCGGGCGGGATCTTCTGGAAAAAGAGCTGCGCAAGCACGGCATGAGCTTTAACCGTGCCCTTTCCTCAGGGGAGATGAACCGGGCGCTGGAGGAGTTGGGATTTCACCAGGTGGATGAACTGCTGGCCTCGGTGGGTTACGGCAAGCTCAGCCCCGGTCAGGCGGCCGCGCGCATCGTGCCGGAGGAGAAGCTACGCGCAGAGCAGGAGGCGCGTCCAAGCCGCATCGGGCAGGTTCTCAACAAGATCCGCAAGAAACCCTCAAGCGCCATTAAAATCCAGGGGATCGAGGACATTATGGTGCGCTTTGCCAAATGCTGCAATCCTCTGCCCGGCGATAAGGTGATCGGATTTATCACCCGTGGGCGCGGGCTGACAGTGCATACCTCAAACTGTCCGCACGTCCTTGAAGCAGACCCCGAGCGGCGGGTGGATGTCGAATGGGATATGAAGAAAAAGACAACCCGGCCGGTCAAAATCAACGTCTATTGCCATGATCAGAAGGGGATTCTGGCTGCGATTACCGGCGCCATTACCCAGGGCGAAGCCAATATTATTGCGGCCAACATGCATGCTACCGCGGAGAAAAGGGCGGTTAATACTTTTGAGATCGAGATTGAAAACCTCGACCACCTCAACAAGATCATCAACGCCATTCACAAAATCAAAGGTGTCTACAAAGTCGAACGGGCCCGAAGCTGA
- the rpoZ gene encoding DNA-directed RNA polymerase subunit omega: protein MARVTVEDCLVQVPNRFLLAMVAAKRAKQLYKGASPLIENKQNNKKIVVALREIAAGKVEYELPKRKR, encoded by the coding sequence ATGGCAAGGGTTACTGTTGAAGATTGTCTCGTTCAGGTTCCAAACCGTTTTCTGCTCGCCATGGTTGCGGCCAAGCGCGCAAAGCAGCTTTATAAAGGCGCAAGCCCCCTTATCGAGAACAAGCAGAACAATAAGAAAATTGTTGTCGCATTGCGTGAAATTGCGGCAGGCAAGGTTGAATACGAGCTTCCCAAGCGTAAAAGATAA
- a CDS encoding DUF1858 domain-containing protein: MITKDMIIADVIRNHPETIAVFQKFGLSCRECQIADFEEVEHGAGVHEVDLEQLLAELNKVCQKQD; the protein is encoded by the coding sequence GTGATTACCAAAGACATGATAATTGCCGATGTCATCCGCAACCATCCGGAAACCATTGCCGTATTTCAGAAGTTCGGCCTGTCCTGCCGGGAATGTCAGATCGCTGATTTTGAAGAGGTGGAGCATGGTGCGGGGGTTCATGAAGTGGACCTGGAGCAACTCCTGGCCGAACTAAACAAGGTCTGCCAAAAGCAGGATTAA
- a CDS encoding nucleotide sugar dehydrogenase, with translation MVTCQEIAAGDAAIAMVGLGYVGLPLAAAFGHKTKVIGFDISSKKIEQLRNGYDATGELSGDDLARTSIDYTQDPARLQEARFIIVTVPTPIDEFRKPDLSPLVSSSTAIGRNLKPGSIVVYESTVYPGVTEEVCVPILERESGLTCGVDFKVGYSPERINPGDKVHTVDKIVKVVSGQDEETLNTVAAVYEMVVTAGVHRASSIKVAEAAKVIENTQRDLNIALMNELAMIFNKMSIPTMDVLAAAGTKWNFLKFFPGLVGGHCIGVDPYYLTHKAEAIGYHPQVILAGRRINDGMGKFVAEMTVKKMIQADKAVKGARILVLGLTFKENVPDIRNTKVVDIVSELKEYGVEVLVHDPWATPEETLHEYGLELSRLEDSLPVDGVILAVSHDKFKDITPARLREMTCNGKGCGVVIDVKAMYSRQVIENEGLIYWSL, from the coding sequence ATGGTGACCTGTCAGGAGATTGCAGCCGGAGATGCGGCCATTGCGATGGTCGGCCTGGGCTATGTCGGGTTGCCGCTGGCGGCCGCTTTCGGCCATAAGACCAAGGTAATCGGTTTTGACATAAGCAGCAAAAAAATCGAGCAATTACGCAATGGCTACGATGCCACAGGTGAACTCAGCGGAGACGATCTTGCGCGAACCAGTATAGATTATACGCAAGACCCTGCACGATTGCAGGAAGCGCGCTTTATCATTGTCACCGTGCCGACGCCCATCGATGAATTCCGCAAACCGGATCTCTCGCCGCTGGTGTCCTCTTCGACAGCCATTGGCCGCAACCTCAAGCCCGGAAGCATCGTGGTGTATGAATCCACCGTCTATCCCGGCGTGACTGAAGAGGTCTGCGTTCCGATCCTCGAGCGCGAATCCGGTCTGACCTGCGGCGTTGATTTCAAAGTGGGCTATTCCCCCGAGCGCATCAACCCCGGCGACAAGGTTCATACCGTTGACAAGATCGTCAAGGTTGTCTCCGGCCAGGATGAGGAAACCCTGAATACGGTCGCCGCTGTTTATGAGATGGTCGTCACCGCCGGCGTGCATCGGGCTTCGAGCATCAAAGTCGCCGAAGCGGCCAAGGTCATCGAGAACACCCAGCGCGACCTCAATATCGCCCTGATGAACGAACTGGCGATGATCTTCAACAAGATGTCGATCCCCACCATGGATGTGCTGGCTGCGGCTGGCACCAAGTGGAATTTTCTCAAATTCTTTCCAGGACTTGTCGGTGGACACTGCATCGGCGTCGATCCCTATTACCTGACCCATAAAGCTGAAGCGATTGGTTATCATCCCCAGGTGATCCTGGCCGGTCGAAGAATCAATGACGGTATGGGAAAGTTTGTCGCCGAAATGACGGTTAAGAAAATGATTCAGGCTGACAAGGCCGTCAAGGGAGCGCGAATTCTGGTACTGGGATTGACTTTCAAGGAGAATGTGCCCGATATCCGCAACACGAAAGTGGTTGATATTGTCTCTGAACTCAAGGAATACGGCGTTGAGGTGCTGGTGCATGACCCCTGGGCGACTCCGGAGGAGACCCTGCACGAATATGGACTGGAACTCAGTCGCCTTGAAGATTCCCTGCCCGTGGACGGCGTGATTCTGGCGGTGTCACATGACAAGTTCAAGGATATAACTCCGGCGCGCCTGCGGGAGATGACATGCAACGGTAAAGGATGCGGAGTGGTCATCGATGTCAAGGCCATGTATTCGCGCCAGGTTATCGAAAATGAAGGGCTGATCTACTGGTCCCTTTAA
- a CDS encoding DNA gyrase inhibitor YacG has protein sequence MNDEKNSHKKLQRIKCPRCREWTTWQENPHRPFCSAKCRQVDLGKWAQEEYAIPGEYVPRPEEEE, from the coding sequence ATGAATGACGAAAAAAACAGTCATAAAAAATTGCAACGGATAAAGTGCCCTCGCTGTCGTGAATGGACCACCTGGCAGGAGAATCCTCATCGCCCTTTCTGCAGCGCCAAATGTCGCCAGGTTGATCTCGGCAAGTGGGCGCAGGAGGAGTATGCCATTCCCGGCGAGTATGTGCCGCGCCCGGAAGAGGAAGAATAA
- the queD gene encoding 6-carboxytetrahydropterin synthase QueD yields MFLLKIQSHFAAAHNLIHYQGDCENLHGHNWKVEVEVGAHELDKSGLAVDFKVLKRETNRVLDLLDHKYLNEVKPFDELSPSSENISRFVFEQLTESLNDGNVFVKRVTVWESDNACASYVAD; encoded by the coding sequence ATGTTTCTTCTTAAAATTCAGTCTCATTTTGCTGCCGCGCACAACCTGATTCACTATCAGGGCGATTGTGAAAACCTGCATGGTCACAATTGGAAAGTTGAAGTCGAGGTCGGTGCCCACGAGCTTGATAAGTCCGGGCTGGCCGTGGATTTCAAAGTGCTCAAGCGTGAAACCAACCGGGTGCTCGACCTGCTTGACCACAAATATCTCAATGAGGTCAAGCCCTTTGACGAGTTGAGCCCCTCGTCGGAGAATATTTCCCGCTTTGTTTTTGAGCAGCTCACTGAATCGCTTAATGATGGCAATGTTTTCGTTAAACGGGTCACGGTCTGGGAATCGGATAATGCCTGTGCAAGCTATGTCGCCGACTGA
- a CDS encoding 7-carboxy-7-deazaguanine synthase QueE: MPVQAMSPTEEAKLIEVFSSIQGEGLWVGCRQIFVRFADCNLACRYCDTPHQPQPNCRIEDAPGSGQFRSLPNPVSLEILHGILSQWHRNVPGMHHSLSLTGGEPLAQVEALQLWLPQLRELLPVYLETNGTLPAALEKIICDIDYVSMDFKLESLSGAQTPWDEHREFLRIAAKREGFVKVVVGEQTPVSELVQAAGLIHEIAPQMPLIIQPLTEQGRCAVRGTVLLQLQQEVSRIHSPVRVIPQTHRFIDVV, from the coding sequence ATGCCTGTGCAAGCTATGTCGCCGACTGAAGAAGCGAAGCTGATTGAGGTCTTCTCTTCCATCCAGGGGGAGGGGCTGTGGGTCGGCTGTCGCCAGATCTTTGTGCGCTTTGCCGACTGCAATCTCGCCTGTCGATATTGCGATACGCCGCATCAGCCGCAGCCCAACTGCCGGATAGAAGATGCGCCCGGGTCCGGGCAGTTCCGCTCTTTGCCCAACCCCGTGTCTCTCGAAATTCTGCACGGCATTCTCTCCCAGTGGCACCGCAACGTGCCAGGCATGCACCACTCCCTCAGTTTAACCGGAGGAGAGCCGCTGGCGCAGGTGGAGGCTCTTCAGCTCTGGCTCCCGCAACTGCGTGAACTGCTGCCGGTTTACCTCGAAACCAATGGGACCCTGCCTGCGGCGCTGGAAAAAATCATCTGCGATATCGATTATGTTTCGATGGATTTCAAGCTTGAATCGTTAAGCGGCGCGCAGACTCCATGGGATGAGCATCGGGAATTCCTGCGGATTGCGGCAAAGAGGGAAGGGTTTGTCAAGGTTGTGGTTGGTGAGCAGACACCGGTATCAGAGCTCGTCCAGGCGGCGGGTCTGATACATGAAATCGCACCCCAGATGCCGCTGATCATTCAGCCGTTGACCGAACAGGGGCGCTGCGCGGTGCGGGGCACAGTTCTGCTCCAACTGCAGCAGGAGGTTTCCCGTATTCATTCGCCGGTGCGGGTGATTCCGCAGACCCATCGCTTTATCGATGTTGTTTGA
- a CDS encoding YicC/YloC family endoribonuclease — protein MIKSMTGYGKGQGESENLSLTVEIKTVNHRFGDVSIKAPRFLMGYDHEIRKRVSQRLRRGKIDLFISQDSQEKLAAAPAFNPALAEAYVEMFRRMTTAYDLKDDLSLSLLAAQKDVIVLEDCAVAAEEIRKCLDQALESAVDAVESMRVAEGRATQEDIAARLDLIGDVLETIVARAPEVVQEWQVKLKQRLERLASEVDFDEQRVAQEVALFADRCDISEEISRFRSHLQQFHDLLQQQEPVGRQLDFLVQELNREANTMGSKSNDSQLTRQVVQLKAELEKIKEQVQNVE, from the coding sequence ATGATCAAAAGTATGACCGGTTACGGTAAAGGGCAGGGGGAAAGCGAAAACCTTTCCCTGACGGTGGAGATCAAAACCGTCAACCATCGCTTCGGCGATGTCAGCATCAAGGCTCCGCGTTTTCTCATGGGCTATGACCATGAGATCAGAAAACGGGTCTCCCAGCGTCTGCGCCGCGGCAAAATCGATCTGTTCATCAGCCAGGATTCGCAGGAAAAGCTAGCCGCCGCGCCTGCTTTCAATCCTGCCCTGGCCGAAGCCTATGTGGAGATGTTTCGCCGCATGACCACGGCTTATGACTTGAAAGACGATTTGTCGTTGTCTCTGCTTGCTGCGCAGAAGGATGTGATCGTTCTGGAAGATTGCGCCGTTGCTGCAGAAGAAATCAGGAAATGTCTCGATCAGGCTCTTGAAAGTGCGGTCGACGCTGTTGAGTCGATGCGGGTGGCGGAGGGGCGCGCAACCCAGGAAGATATTGCCGCACGTCTTGATCTGATCGGCGATGTTCTTGAAACGATCGTCGCGCGTGCGCCCGAGGTTGTTCAGGAATGGCAGGTCAAGCTCAAGCAGCGACTCGAGCGGCTTGCTTCCGAAGTGGATTTCGATGAACAGCGTGTGGCCCAGGAAGTGGCACTGTTTGCCGACCGCTGTGATATCAGCGAAGAGATCTCACGTTTCAGGAGCCATCTTCAGCAGTTTCACGACCTGTTGCAACAACAGGAGCCTGTCGGCCGGCAACTTGATTTTCTGGTGCAGGAACTCAATCGCGAAGCCAACACCATGGGATCGAAGTCCAATGATTCACAGTTGACCCGTCAGGTTGTTCAACTCAAGGCGGAGCTGGAGAAGATCAAGGAGCAGGTACAGAATGTCGAGTAG
- a CDS encoding lytic transglycosylase domain-containing protein, which translates to MFKESILLTAFVLIFSHLANPGTAYSDIFRYVDADGVVHFTNRPTSGNYEFYRKESSAGLDEIISHYAGTYKLEEPLVRAVIKAESNYDPTLVSNKGAVGLMQLMPETARYLRLNVGNLTDPEENIRGGTRYLRMMLDQFGGDLELALAAYNAGPTTVRQYGGIPPYPETQTYVSRVKRYLASYQ; encoded by the coding sequence ATGTTTAAAGAATCAATTCTATTGACGGCTTTTGTCCTGATTTTCAGTCATTTGGCGAATCCCGGTACGGCCTACAGCGATATCTTCCGCTACGTTGACGCGGACGGGGTGGTGCATTTTACCAACAGGCCCACCAGCGGCAATTATGAGTTCTATCGCAAGGAAAGTTCCGCCGGACTAGACGAGATCATCAGTCATTATGCTGGAACCTACAAACTTGAAGAGCCGCTTGTGCGCGCCGTGATCAAAGCGGAGAGCAACTACGATCCGACCCTGGTTTCAAACAAAGGGGCCGTGGGATTAATGCAGCTCATGCCTGAAACGGCTCGCTATCTCAGGCTCAATGTCGGCAATCTGACAGACCCTGAAGAAAACATCCGTGGCGGCACACGTTATCTGCGTATGATGCTCGACCAGTTCGGCGGTGATCTGGAATTGGCTCTTGCCGCCTACAACGCTGGTCCCACCACTGTACGCCAATATGGCGGCATCCCTCCCTACCCCGAAACGCAGACCTATGTCTCCCGCGTCAAGCGGTACCTGGCTTCCTATCAATAA